A window of Nicotiana tabacum cultivar K326 chromosome 24, ASM71507v2, whole genome shotgun sequence contains these coding sequences:
- the LOC107825960 gene encoding L-tryptophan--pyruvate aminotransferase 1 has translation MCGTEACLIKCSPVPCVTPETRENGTLIKWDTLINLDHGDPVMYESYWRKMGNRCDITFSGYQSLSYFANAKNLCWFLEPKLEEEIKRLHNVVGNAIVDDHYIVVGTGSSQLIQAALYALSPTDEPEPISVVSAAPFYSSYPEVTDFVRSGLYKWAGDARNFEKDGPYIEFITSPNNPDGVTREPVVNGIQGILIHDLAYYWPQYTAITSPAKYDVMLFTVSKCTGHAGSRIGWALVRDKEVARKMTKFMEISTIGVSKEAQLRAAKILGLISDSCLDPTLENFFEYSQSHMTKRWQRLREVVKSSDLFTLQKYPLQYCHFTRDFYESHPAFAWLMCKGSEDDLEKLLKGYKIQTRSGRKFGSDPKCVRISMLSRDEDFNIFLQRLMSIQGVTNGN, from the exons atgtgTGGCACAGAGGCTTGTCTTATCAAGTGTTCTCCAGTCCCTTGTGTGACTCCTGAAACAAGAGAAAATGGCACTCTCATCAAGTGGGATACTCTTATCAATCTTGATCA TGGTGATCCAGTAATGTATGAATCATACTGGCGAAAGATGGGAAACAGGTGTGACATTACATTCAGTGGTTATCAGTCATTGAGTTATTTTGCTAACGCCAAGAACTTGTGCTGGTTCCTTGAGCCAAAACTAGAAGAAGAGATCAAGAGGCTGCACAATGTGGTTGGAAATGCAATTGTGGATGATCATTATATCGTCGTTGGGACAGGATCAAGCCAGCTTATACAGGCTGCACTCTATGCTCTTTCTCCTACAGATGAACCTGAACCAATCAGTGTAGTTTCAGCTGCACCTTTCTATTCG TCATATCCAGAAGTGACTGATTTTGTGCGTTCAGGGCTGTACAAATGGGCAGGAGATGCAagaaattttgagaaagatgGACCATATATTGAGTTCATTACATCTCCAAATAACCCAGATGGGGTTACTCGAGAGCCTGTAGTTAATGGAATTCAAGGGatattaattcatgatttagctTATTACTGGCCACAGTACACTGCTATTACCTCTCCTGCCAAATATGATGTTATGCTCTTTACAGTTTCCAAATGCACTGGCCATGCTGGATCCAGAATTGG TTGGGCTCTTGTTAGGGACAAAGAGGTGGCTAGGAAGATGAcaaaattcatggaaattagcACAATAGGGGTAtcaaaggaagctcaattgagagCTGCAAAGATTCTTGGACTGATTTCTGATAGCTGTTTAGATCCCACATTGGAAAACTTCTTTGAGTATAGTCAATCTCACATGACTAAAAGATGGCAGAGGTTAAGAGAAGTTGTTAAGAGCAGTGACCTTTTCACTCTCCAGAAATATCCACTTCAGTATTGCCACTTCACAAGAGACTTCTATGAATCACACCCTG CTTTTGCATGGCTAATGTGCAAAGGAAGTGAAGATGACCTTGAGAAGCTTCTTAAAGGATACAAGATTCAAACAAGGAGTGGAAGAAAATTTGGGAGTGATCCAAAATGTGTTAGGATAAGTATGCTGAGTAGGGATGAAGACTTCAACATTTTTTTGCAGAGGCTTATGTCTATTCAAGGAGTTACAAATGGAAATTAA
- the LOC107825961 gene encoding uncharacterized protein LOC107825961 has product MIVRWWITALQLTELFVSSFVHLAYGFYIFSTAVAGDLSQALTDCFYKPNNLEPNLKSEENTPTATDLPPIVLVHGIFGFGKGRLGGLSYFAGAEKKDDRVLVPDLGSLTSIYDRARELFYYLKGGQVDYGEEHSKACGHSQFGRIYEQGHYPEWDEDHPIHFVGHSAGAQVVRVLQQMLAEKAFKGYENTSESWVLSITSLSGAFNGTTRTYFDGMQPEDGKSLKPVSLLQLCRIGVIIYDWIDIPWLKNYYNFGFDHFNISWRKVGIWGLLDCLLGNAGPFASGDWILPDLTLQGSIKLNSHLHTFPNTYYFSYATKRTAKVMGLTVPSGILGIHPLLFIRVLQMSLWRHPPDVPPPYKGYRDEDWWGNDGALNTISMTHPRFPVEHPSQLVVKDSDCQPLRPGIWYYKIVEGDHILFIVNRERAGVQFDLIYDSIFERCRKHVFRKNPTMPDHII; this is encoded by the exons atgatagtAAGGTGGTGGATAACAGCACTGCAATTGACAGAGCTGTTTGTGAGTTCTTTTGTTCATTTGGCATATGGGTTTTACATATTTAGCACAGCTGTGGCTGGTGATCTTTCCCAGGCTTTAACTGATTGTTTTTACAAGCCTAATAATTTGGAGCCTAACTTGAAATCAGAAGAGAACACCCCCACTGCAACAGATCTTCCTCCCATTGTGTTGGTTCATGGAATCTTTGGTTTTGGAAAAGgg AGATTAGGAGGGCTGTCATATTTTGCTGGTGCAGAGAAGAAGGATGATAGGGTTCTTGTGCCTGATTTGGGCTCTCTAACTAGCATATATGACAG GGCTCGTGAGTTGTTTTACTATTTGAAAGGAGGGCAAGTTGATTATGGGGAAGAACATAGTAAGGCCTGTGGACATTCCCAATTCGGACGAATTTATGAACAAG GGCATTACCCAGAATGGGATGAAGATCACCCTATTCATTTTGTTGGGCATTCAGCTGGAGCACAGGTTGTTCGAGTTTTGCAACAAATGCTTGCTGAAAAG GCATTTAAGGGATATGAGAACACGTCTGAGAGCTGGGTCCTAAGCATCACATCGTTGTCTGGAGCATTCAACGGGACAACACGAACGTATTTTGATGGAATGCA ACCTGAAGATGGGAAGTCCTTGAAGCCTGTGTCTTTGCTCCAACTTTGCCGCATCGGGGTAATAATTTACGATTGGATTGACATTCCCTGGCTCAAGAACTATTACAACTTTGGTTTTGACCACTTCAACATATCCTGGAGAAAAGTTGGAATATGGGGTCTTCTTGATTGTCTTTTAGGAAATGCTGGTCCATTTGCGTCAGGGGATTGGATACTTCCTGATCTTACCCTCCAGGGGTCGATCAAGTTGAACAGCCACTTGCATACGTTTCCTAATACATACTACTTCAGCTATGCTACCAAGCGTACCGCGAAAGTCATGGGTCTAACAGTCCCTTCTGGCATACTTGGGATACATCCTCTGCTGTTCATCAGAGTCCTGCAAATGAGCCTATGGCGGCATCCTCCAGATGTCCCTCCCCCATATAAGGGCTATAG GGATGAGGATTGGTGGGGCAATGATGGTGCACTCAACACTATATCTATGACACACCCTCGCTTCCCAGTTGAGCACCCAAGTCAACTGGTTGTTAAAGATTCTGATTGCCAGCCTTTACGACCTGGCATTTG GTACTATAAGATTGTTGAAGGTGATCACATTCTTTTCATTGTGAATCGCGAACGAGCTGGAGTTCAATTTGATTTGATCTATGACAGCATATTTGAGCGCTGCAGGAAGCATGTCTTCAGAAAAAATCCGACGATGCCAGACCATATAATTTAA